The following are from one region of the Nostoc cf. commune SO-36 genome:
- the dapF gene encoding diaminopimelate epimerase, translated as MAIEFTKYHGLGNDFILIDNRLSSLPVVTPEQAIKLCDRHFGIGADGVIFALPGENGTDYTMRIFNSDGSEPEMCGNGIRCLAGFLADLEGESRNKDSYRIHTLGGVMTPQLLSNGQVKVDMGLPKLLAGEIPTTLAPAEEKVISLPLEVAGKTWDVTCVNMGNPHCITFVEDVAAIELETIGPKFEHHPVFPQRINTEFMQVVRHDYLKMRVWERGAGITLACGTGACASLVAGVLTGKCDRTATIELPGGPLQIEWSEIDQRVYMTGPAQKVFTGKL; from the coding sequence ATGGCAATCGAATTTACTAAGTATCATGGTCTAGGCAACGACTTTATTTTGATTGACAATCGCTTGTCATCATTGCCTGTAGTGACTCCAGAGCAAGCCATCAAGTTGTGCGATCGCCATTTTGGTATCGGTGCTGATGGTGTAATTTTTGCCCTACCGGGAGAAAACGGCACGGACTACACCATGCGGATTTTTAATTCCGATGGTTCAGAACCAGAAATGTGTGGCAATGGCATTCGCTGTTTAGCTGGCTTTTTGGCAGATTTAGAGGGCGAATCCCGGAATAAAGATTCATATCGCATTCATACTTTGGGTGGTGTAATGACTCCCCAACTCTTATCTAATGGTCAAGTTAAAGTAGACATGGGTTTACCCAAGTTACTCGCTGGCGAAATTCCCACCACTCTTGCACCCGCTGAAGAAAAAGTAATTTCTCTGCCATTAGAGGTGGCGGGGAAAACTTGGGATGTCACCTGTGTAAATATGGGAAATCCCCACTGCATTACCTTTGTGGAAGATGTCGCAGCAATTGAGCTAGAAACCATCGGCCCGAAATTTGAGCATCACCCAGTTTTTCCGCAACGCATAAATACCGAATTTATGCAAGTGGTACGCCATGACTATTTGAAAATGCGGGTATGGGAACGGGGTGCTGGGATTACATTAGCTTGCGGGACTGGTGCTTGTGCTTCCTTGGTGGCTGGAGTGTTAACTGGGAAATGCGATCGCACTGCAACTATAGAATTACCTGGTGGCCCCTTGCAAATTGAATGGTCAGAAATCGACCAACGAGTTTATATGACAGGCCCGGCCCAAAAGGTATTCACTGGTAAACTGTAA
- a CDS encoding Hfq-related RNA-binding protein, whose protein sequence is MLTEFDTTLPSIRQVQNLIKQTTPVELKLLTGDVLTGKVLWQDPQCISIADENSQYTVWKHAIAYIKPKTT, encoded by the coding sequence ATGCTTACCGAATTTGACACCACTTTACCCAGTATTAGACAAGTCCAAAACCTGATTAAACAAACAACCCCAGTAGAGTTAAAGCTGCTGACTGGCGATGTCCTCACAGGAAAGGTTTTATGGCAAGATCCACAGTGTATCTCTATTGCTGATGAAAACAGTCAGTACACCGTTTGGAAACATGCGATCGCATACATCAAGCCGAAAACAACTTAA
- a CDS encoding DNA-3-methyladenine glycosylase family protein, with the protein MDETTIRTELKCLKGIGDWTVDIYLLMALQRPDVFPKGDLAIAIALQKLKNLATRPTPAQLEAITQHWRPWRAVAARLLWHYYLNNPK; encoded by the coding sequence ATGGATGAAACTACTATTAGAACTGAGTTAAAGTGCCTCAAAGGTATCGGAGACTGGACAGTTGATATTTATTTGCTCATGGCGCTGCAACGTCCTGATGTCTTTCCTAAAGGAGATTTAGCGATCGCGATCGCTCTACAAAAACTCAAAAATTTAGCGACTCGTCCAACACCCGCACAACTAGAAGCAATAACACAGCACTGGCGACCGTGGCGAGCAGTTGCAGCAAGACTTTTATGGCATTATTACCTGAATAATCCCAAATAA
- a CDS encoding diguanylate cyclase, producing the protein MVASQELERRQLQQKLEAKNEELQRLSTIATIDFLTQLANRRRFEEYLHIEWRRMTRSQQPLSLILVDVDFFKSYNDTYGHPMGDRCLIKIARAIKDVVQRPADLVARYGGEEFAVILSNTDILGAAHIAEKICFAVRKLAISHENSQISSYVTVSTGLATVIPTFNSSFQKIIVAADRALYQAKAAGRDRVCFQEQTENLEVKRIATLAKLFLSDKLFIREELWLSIQKSQQIREQNQQLIKQIQLGMQKNGQIMQKRRQIMQKI; encoded by the coding sequence TTGGTAGCCAGCCAAGAACTAGAGCGTCGCCAACTTCAGCAAAAACTAGAAGCGAAGAATGAAGAATTGCAGCGATTAAGTACTATAGCTACTATCGATTTTTTAACTCAACTAGCTAACCGCCGGCGATTTGAAGAGTATCTTCATATTGAGTGGCGGCGCATGACACGCTCACAACAGCCCCTCTCCCTCATCCTTGTTGATGTAGATTTCTTCAAATCCTACAACGATACCTATGGTCATCCAATGGGTGATCGCTGTCTTATTAAAATTGCTAGAGCCATCAAAGATGTTGTTCAACGTCCTGCTGATTTAGTTGCCCGTTATGGTGGGGAAGAATTTGCTGTAATTTTGTCTAATACAGACATACTTGGTGCGGCTCACATTGCAGAAAAAATTTGCTTTGCTGTACGGAAACTGGCAATTTCCCATGAAAATTCACAAATTAGTTCTTATGTAACCGTGAGTACTGGGTTAGCTACAGTAATTCCAACATTTAACTCTAGCTTTCAAAAAATAATTGTGGCGGCGGATAGAGCATTGTATCAAGCAAAGGCAGCAGGACGCGATCGTGTCTGCTTTCAAGAGCAAACTGAAAATCTAGAAGTAAAGCGGATTGCAACTCTTGCAAAGCTGTTCCTCTCAGATAAGTTGTTCATTAGAGAGGAATTATGGCTCTCCATACAGAAATCCCAGCAGATTAGGGAGCAAAACCAACAGCTTATCAAGCAAATCCAACTGGGTATGCAGAAAAACGGCCAGATTATGCAGAAAAGGCGCCAGATTATGCAGAAAATCTGA
- a CDS encoding ISAzo13-like element transposase-related protein translates to MKKIPQTDAIFENVFRENQASDENPKSLRVSIDTKAKVKIGNLSRGGKARTMEAKAADDHDTQWSSVLVPFGILNTHNDQLSIYLGQSAETSDFIVDCLTAWWHENQHNYLELDEWVIDLDGGAATRSNRTQFIKRMVELSCAINLKIRLIYYPPYHSKYNPIERCWAALENYWNGAILDSVAAAAQWAANMTWKGIAPIVHLVQTTYHKGIKVLSQELEQYQPQWQRSETLPKWDITIVPV, encoded by the coding sequence TTGAAAAAGATTCCGCAAACTGATGCCATTTTCGAGAATGTGTTCCGGGAGAATCAGGCATCAGATGAAAACCCCAAATCGTTGCGAGTGTCTATAGATACTAAAGCTAAGGTGAAGATTGGCAACCTTTCTAGAGGCGGTAAAGCTCGGACAATGGAGGCGAAAGCTGCTGATGACCACGATACACAGTGGTCATCAGTCTTAGTTCCCTTTGGCATTCTCAATACACATAATGACCAGCTATCGATTTACTTGGGTCAGTCGGCGGAAACCAGTGATTTTATCGTCGATTGTTTAACCGCTTGGTGGCATGAGAATCAACACAATTACCTGGAACTTGATGAGTGGGTGATTGATCTTGATGGCGGTGCCGCTACTCGCAGTAACCGCACACAATTTATCAAACGCATGGTTGAGTTGTCTTGTGCAATTAATTTAAAAATTCGACTGATTTATTATCCCCCTTACCATAGCAAGTACAATCCAATAGAGCGGTGTTGGGCTGCCTTGGAGAACTATTGGAATGGTGCGATTTTAGATTCTGTTGCCGCCGCAGCACAATGGGCCGCCAATATGACTTGGAAAGGAATTGCTCCCATTGTACATCTGGTTCAAACCACATATCACAAAGGAATCAAGGTTCTCTCGCAAGAGTTAGAACAATACCAACCCCAATGGCAGCGTTCTGAAACATTACCCAAATGGGATATTACTATTGTCCCTGTTTAG
- a CDS encoding calcium-binding protein, with product MAIIIGTSGNDTLQGTYDYPDNRIYTVTGGGGKDIFFYEDAYFGYISTMTDFGGVGKGTNPTAAAIAEVDTLSFQGNNDYTAENLLLTQNDNNLEIKFQGQFDAGKVILQNFAFENLDNLSKSTGATVNLGNILFYGQTSITDSFDVFNANSIQSTVFRKNTVTFLNDLNNNVSGFDNSNDVINGQGGDDIINGLSGNDILRGSAGNNTLNGGVGDDTLSTSDSQGDNLLNGGDGNDYLTASGRNYSSNYDRQSYDDRSLGNNTLNGGVGDDTLSASGSQGDNLLNGGAGNDFINISGARFDDGNFTYSDSRSNGNNTLNGGAGDDTLSASGSQGDNLLDGGDGNDFLSISGYLYANTGSFSDSTSDGNNLLNGGDGNDTLTASGASGNNTLNGGNGDDILTGGNGDDSLAGGGGQDKFVYNNGSEYENPYNENIVNTNTVTHTIADFDGVGKGTNPTAAVIAEVDTLILQNYSGFTAENLLLTQNGTNLEISFQGYGNTTFILENFALENLENLSKSTGATVDLGNILFYGQTSITDRFDVFDANSTRNNVFRRNTVTFLNDLDNNVSGFDNSNDVINGQGGDDIINGLSGNDILRGGAGNNTLNGGDGNDTLEGGAGNNTLNGGNGNDSLNLYSPSTLVTQTVDGGTGNDSLSVSYSSATTGITSTFDPITNIGAISTTTGTTVLNYKNIEQLNITGTAYDDYLVGSNGNDTLRSGNDGNDTINGGVGEDFLDGSSAGDNLVNGGDGNDYLRVYADSYYDELGELVSPLVSGDNTLNGGVGNDALSIYSSTGNNLLDGGDGNDTLIAVASSYSANNTLNGGVGNDYLNTSGSNNLLDGGDGNDFLSASYGNDILEGGNGNDTLEGGYNNDTLEGGDGNDILGGGEGNDRLYGMSGTDTFVFNSFYDGSLYDGGLDTIYDFNATNELIQVSAAGFGGGLSIGVLSSSQFTIGISATTATERFIYDSTTGALFFDKDGSASAFTQVQFAQLSAGLSLTNNNFLVG from the coding sequence ATGGCAATTATCATTGGAACCAGCGGTAACGATACCCTACAGGGCACTTACGATTACCCCGACAACAGAATATACACCGTAACTGGTGGCGGTGGCAAGGATATATTTTTTTACGAAGACGCGTATTTCGGTTATATCAGCACAATGACTGATTTTGGTGGAGTAGGTAAAGGAACAAACCCAACAGCAGCAGCCATTGCCGAAGTAGATACCCTAAGTTTCCAGGGCAACAATGATTACACTGCCGAAAACTTGCTCCTCACCCAGAATGACAACAATCTAGAAATCAAATTTCAAGGGCAGTTCGACGCTGGCAAAGTCATCCTGCAAAACTTTGCCTTCGAAAACCTGGATAACCTCAGCAAATCGACTGGAGCCACTGTAAACTTGGGGAATATTCTGTTTTATGGACAAACTAGCATCACCGACAGCTTTGATGTCTTCAATGCCAACTCCATCCAAAGCACTGTCTTTAGAAAAAACACAGTCACCTTCCTAAACGACCTCAACAACAATGTTAGCGGCTTTGACAATTCAAATGATGTCATTAATGGTCAGGGAGGTGATGACATTATTAATGGCTTAAGCGGCAATGACATACTGAGGGGTAGTGCAGGCAATAATACCCTCAATGGTGGTGTTGGTGATGATACCTTGAGTACTAGCGATTCACAAGGTGATAACTTGCTAAATGGAGGCGATGGCAATGATTATCTTACAGCCTCTGGCCGAAATTATAGCAGCAACTATGACCGACAAAGTTATGACGATCGCTCTTTAGGCAATAATACCCTCAACGGTGGTGTTGGTGATGATACCTTGAGTGCTAGCGGTTCACAAGGCGATAACTTGCTAAATGGGGGCGCTGGCAATGATTTTATAAACATCTCTGGGGCGAGATTTGATGACGGCAATTTTACGTACTCTGACTCTCGCTCAAATGGCAATAACACCCTTAACGGTGGTGCAGGTGATGATACCTTGAGCGCTAGCGGTTCACAAGGCGATAACTTGCTAGATGGAGGCGATGGCAATGATTTTCTCTCCATCTCTGGCTATCTTTATGCAAATACTGGCTCCTTCTCTGACTCTACCTCAGATGGCAATAACTTGCTAAATGGGGGCGATGGCAATGATACTCTCACAGCCTCTGGCGCTAGTGGAAATAATACCCTCAACGGTGGCAATGGCGACGATATCCTTACGGGTGGTAATGGCGATGATAGCCTCGCAGGTGGTGGTGGACAGGATAAATTTGTTTACAACAACGGCTCAGAGTACGAGAACCCGTATAATGAAAATATTGTTAACACTAACACTGTCACTCATACGATCGCCGATTTTGATGGAGTAGGTAAAGGAACAAACCCTACAGCAGCAGTCATTGCCGAAGTGGATACTCTGATATTGCAAAACTATAGTGGTTTCACTGCCGAAAACTTGCTCCTCACCCAGAATGGCACAAATTTGGAAATCAGCTTTCAAGGATATGGTAATACCACATTCATCCTGGAAAACTTTGCCCTGGAAAATTTGGAAAACCTCAGCAAATCCACTGGAGCCACTGTAGACTTAGGCAATATTCTGTTTTATGGGCAAACTAGCATCACAGATAGGTTTGATGTCTTCGATGCCAACTCCACCCGAAACAATGTCTTTAGAAGAAATACAGTCACTTTCCTAAACGACCTTGACAACAATGTTAGTGGCTTTGACAATTCAAATGATGTCATCAATGGTCAGGGAGGTGATGACATTATTAATGGCTTAAGTGGCAATGACATATTGAGAGGTGGTGCGGGCAATAATACTCTCAACGGTGGCGATGGAAATGATACCCTCGAAGGTGGTGCGGGCAATAACACCCTCAATGGTGGCAATGGCAATGATTCCTTAAATTTATACTCCCCATCTACCTTGGTGACTCAAACAGTAGATGGCGGAACAGGTAACGATAGCTTGTCTGTCAGTTATAGCAGTGCTACCACAGGAATAACTTCGACTTTCGATCCGATTACTAACATTGGAGCAATTTCTACAACGACGGGCACAACAGTGCTTAACTACAAAAATATTGAACAATTAAATATCACAGGTACAGCCTACGATGATTATCTTGTGGGAAGCAATGGTAATGATACGCTCCGTTCAGGCAATGACGGCAATGACACAATAAATGGCGGTGTCGGTGAAGATTTCTTGGATGGCTCGTCAGCAGGGGATAATCTCGTCAATGGAGGCGATGGCAATGATTATTTGCGGGTCTATGCTGATTCCTATTACGACGAATTAGGAGAACTTGTTTCGCCTCTGGTATCTGGCGATAACACCCTCAACGGTGGTGTTGGTAACGATGCATTGAGTATTTACAGTTCAACAGGCAATAATTTACTAGATGGGGGCGATGGCAATGATACTCTGATAGCCGTAGCCTCTAGCTATAGTGCAAATAATACCCTCAACGGTGGTGTTGGTAACGATTATTTGAATACTAGCGGTTCAAATAATCTACTAGATGGGGGCGACGGTAATGATTTTCTCTCGGCCTCTTACGGCAATGATATCCTCGAAGGTGGCAATGGCAATGATACCCTCGAAGGTGGTTACAATAATGATACCCTCGAAGGTGGTGACGGTAATGATATCCTCGGAGGTGGTGAGGGTAATGATAGACTCTATGGAATGAGTGGTACTGATACCTTTGTTTTCAATAGTTTCTATGATGGAAGTTTATATGATGGAGGACTTGATACTATTTACGACTTCAACGCCACTAATGAATTAATTCAGGTATCGGCTGCTGGCTTTGGTGGGGGATTATCAATTGGTGTACTTTCAAGTAGTCAGTTTACAATCGGAATATCTGCAACCACTGCTACTGAGAGATTTATTTATGACTCCACTACAGGTGCATTGTTCTTTGACAAAGATGGCAGTGCAAGCGCATTTACTCAGGTACAGTTTGCACAATTATCTGCTGGGTTGTCATTAACTAACAACAATTTTCTGGTTGGTTAA
- a CDS encoding ABC transporter substrate-binding protein, producing MFKYLRYISVFLITVYLLFACHASAPTEFKRSPLKVVFASFVGEYPGIIAQEKGFFKAQGVDVELIHKRYTQLGRANFSAGKYDGISLSLGSIIILSATNPDIQGVLVIDESTGADVVVAQSQIKIVADLKGKKLGANLGGFSEVFVTEMFKSANLTSDDVKLVKLEALEIPQGLKNNVIQAGHTWEPHLSQIIKLGGHIIFTSKQTPGLIVDMIIFRGDTVRDRPEDVRAFVRGWLQAATYWRANLQEGNAIISKALKIPSNTISLEGVNLTDLAQNQKLFQSSNPNSIYKTAKIYADFFIRSGNLTRIPELESLFNSSFLNPPL from the coding sequence ATGTTTAAATACCTCAGATACATTAGTGTTTTTCTGATTACTGTTTATTTGCTATTTGCTTGTCATGCTTCAGCACCAACCGAATTTAAACGCTCTCCGTTGAAAGTGGTATTTGCATCTTTTGTTGGGGAGTATCCAGGTATCATTGCTCAAGAAAAAGGATTCTTCAAAGCCCAAGGTGTAGATGTGGAACTAATTCATAAACGATACACCCAATTGGGAAGAGCAAACTTCAGTGCAGGTAAGTATGACGGTATTTCATTATCTTTAGGAAGTATTATCATCTTGAGTGCCACAAATCCAGATATACAAGGCGTGCTAGTTATAGATGAATCAACAGGAGCAGATGTGGTGGTCGCCCAATCACAAATTAAAATCGTCGCTGACTTGAAAGGGAAAAAACTGGGCGCAAATCTAGGCGGTTTTAGCGAAGTTTTCGTGACTGAGATGTTTAAAAGTGCCAACTTAACCAGCGATGATGTGAAGTTGGTTAAATTAGAAGCTTTAGAAATTCCTCAAGGACTGAAAAATAATGTTATTCAAGCCGGACACACTTGGGAGCCTCATCTTTCTCAAATTATTAAATTAGGAGGACATATCATATTTACCAGCAAACAAACTCCTGGCTTGATTGTAGATATGATTATTTTTCGCGGTGATACAGTCCGCGATCGCCCCGAAGACGTTCGTGCATTTGTGCGAGGATGGTTACAAGCCGCAACCTATTGGAGGGCAAATCTTCAAGAAGGAAACGCGATCATCAGCAAAGCCTTAAAAATTCCTAGCAATACAATCTCTCTAGAGGGAGTAAACTTAACTGATTTAGCTCAAAATCAAAAATTATTTCAATCTAGTAACCCTAACTCTATTTACAAAACTGCCAAGATATATGCAGACTTTTTTATTCGCTCGGGAAACTTGACGCGCATTCCTGAGCTAGAAAGTTTGTTCAATTCTTCCTTCTTGAACCCTCCCCTCTAG
- a CDS encoding DMT family transporter, with product MAENQLNLTQEKPDKTSNLLPIIIVIIALFALSSTAIFIKISLREMSAVATLFNRLWIATIIFGLWSGINQAHIQITEDKPVLPQQSYPIKEIGLLIAVGLVHVLGRLSWTWSLTQTGAANANALGSLNPLFTTLGGWLFFNQIFGRKFIIGLILAIIGAIAVGFEDLLRSNNNITGDAVALISSVFYAANFLLIEQIRNKFSVLTILLWRCVIATTLMIPVVLIFEKQVFPVTLSGWLVVFALASICEALGHGLIIYSLKNFSSGFISLLLLLNPVIVAILAWILFSENLSIFNLLGLSLILVGIYLATSNKESIQSKVNTHIQSSAESES from the coding sequence ATGGCAGAAAATCAATTAAATCTAACACAAGAAAAGCCTGATAAAACTTCAAACCTCCTGCCGATAATCATAGTAATAATTGCATTATTCGCTTTATCTTCAACAGCAATATTTATTAAAATTTCTCTTAGAGAAATGAGCGCTGTTGCTACATTATTTAATCGTTTATGGATAGCGACTATTATCTTTGGTTTATGGAGTGGAATTAACCAAGCACATATTCAAATTACAGAAGATAAACCTGTATTACCACAGCAGTCCTATCCAATCAAAGAAATAGGTTTATTAATCGCAGTGGGTCTAGTTCATGTATTAGGTCGATTATCTTGGACTTGGTCGCTAACTCAGACTGGTGCTGCTAATGCTAATGCTTTAGGTAGTCTCAATCCGCTATTTACTACTTTAGGAGGATGGCTATTTTTTAATCAAATTTTTGGGCGTAAATTTATCATCGGTTTGATCTTAGCCATAATCGGTGCGATCGCAGTTGGATTTGAAGATTTATTGCGCTCCAATAACAATATTACAGGTGATGCTGTTGCCCTCATATCATCGGTTTTTTATGCAGCGAACTTTTTACTTATCGAGCAGATACGCAATAAGTTTTCAGTTCTCACGATACTTCTGTGGCGTTGTGTGATTGCAACTACATTGATGATACCAGTGGTACTAATCTTTGAAAAACAAGTTTTTCCAGTTACTTTGTCAGGGTGGTTAGTAGTATTTGCACTAGCTTCTATTTGCGAAGCTTTGGGTCATGGGCTAATTATATACAGCCTCAAAAACTTTTCATCAGGATTTATCTCTTTACTCTTACTACTCAATCCCGTGATTGTTGCAATTCTTGCTTGGATACTATTCTCGGAAAACTTGAGTATTTTTAACTTATTAGGATTGTCTCTAATTTTAGTAGGTATATATCTTGCAACTTCTAATAAAGAATCTATACAATCTAAAGTTAATACCCATATCCAATCTTCAGCAGAAAGCGAATCTTAA
- a CDS encoding DNA glycosylase family protein: MAQIPELESLTEESLTRGLMVLANLDSDLAWILETLGPPPMWQRQPGFATLLCIILEQQVSVAAAKAVFTRLCGVVVTLTPENFLILDDAQLKAIGFSRQKIYTVVGWLRPSQLVNLT, translated from the coding sequence ATGGCTCAAATACCTGAATTAGAATCGCTGACGGAAGAAAGTCTTACCCGTGGTTTAATGGTGCTTGCCAATCTCGATAGCGATTTGGCTTGGATTTTAGAAACATTGGGGCCTCCACCAATGTGGCAAAGACAACCGGGTTTTGCAACACTGTTGTGCATCATTCTGGAACAACAAGTTTCCGTAGCGGCTGCAAAAGCTGTATTTACGCGACTATGTGGAGTTGTTGTAACTTTAACGCCAGAAAACTTTCTGATATTAGATGATGCTCAATTAAAAGCGATTGGATTCAGTCGGCAAAAGATTTATACTGTCGTGGGTTGGCTCAGACCATCGCAACTGGTCAACTTGACCTAA
- a CDS encoding bifunctional transcriptional activator/DNA repair enzyme AdaA, translated as MKQRLQSGEEIAHAVYETGYGSSSQLYEKASKQQRMTPKTYQQAGKTISIVYAIAPCPLGYLLVATTEKGICAVKLGNEADKLEHILNQEFHQAHIIRDDHTHKEWIQAILDFIAGGETHLDLPLDVRGTAFQKQVWEALQKIPYSETRTYTDIARNIAKPQAVRAVGNACGANPIALIVPCHRVLRSDGSLGGYRWGIERKQKLLTQESKFLKDGSNT; from the coding sequence TTGAAACAGCGTTTACAGTCAGGAGAGGAAATTGCTCATGCAGTTTACGAAACCGGGTATGGTTCAAGTAGCCAACTGTATGAGAAAGCATCTAAACAACAGAGAATGACACCAAAGACTTACCAACAAGCTGGAAAGACAATCAGCATTGTCTATGCGATCGCTCCATGTCCACTAGGATATTTGCTTGTGGCAACAACAGAGAAGGGTATCTGTGCCGTTAAACTAGGTAATGAAGCAGACAAGCTTGAACACATTTTGAACCAGGAATTTCACCAAGCGCACATCATACGTGATGACCACACACACAAGGAATGGATACAAGCAATCCTTGACTTTATTGCGGGAGGTGAAACACATCTCGATTTACCGCTTGATGTCCGTGGTACAGCATTTCAAAAACAGGTGTGGGAAGCATTACAAAAAATTCCATACAGCGAAACCCGCACTTACACTGATATTGCTCGTAATATTGCCAAACCCCAAGCAGTCCGTGCTGTAGGTAATGCTTGTGGAGCTAATCCGATCGCGCTGATTGTACCGTGTCATCGGGTGCTGAGGAGTGATGGCAGTCTTGGTGGTTATCGCTGGGGAATTGAGCGCAAACAAAAACTGCTTACACAAGAATCGAAATTTCTCAAAGATGGCTCAAATACCTGA
- a CDS encoding diguanylate cyclase domain-containing protein: MAGILFSCKSPIPHVRSDVKNIVTLSFGITCVIPTYDIKPDTLIASADKALYNAKQKGRDRYCTH, from the coding sequence ATGGCTGGTATTTTATTTTCTTGCAAGTCCCCTATTCCCCATGTACGGTCTGATGTCAAGAATATCGTTACCCTTAGTTTTGGTATTACTTGTGTCATACCCACTTACGACATCAAGCCAGATACACTCATCGCTTCAGCCGATAAAGCACTTTACAATGCTAAACAAAAGGGGCGCGATCGCTATTGTACTCATTAG